One region of Permianibacter fluminis genomic DNA includes:
- a CDS encoding DUF3301 domain-containing protein: MKRLLFFVLIGAIAAFWWHSMQARENARQAAKRECEKFGLTLIDDTVERIHIGFGRSHGGGSTFVRIYQFEFTPNGARRYKGLVRMRGTTVEDIRMEPYEAA, translated from the coding sequence ATGAAGCGTTTGTTGTTCTTTGTTTTGATTGGCGCCATTGCCGCGTTTTGGTGGCACAGCATGCAGGCGCGGGAAAATGCCCGGCAGGCGGCCAAGCGCGAATGCGAGAAATTTGGCCTGACCCTGATCGACGACACCGTCGAGCGCATCCATATCGGTTTTGGTCGCAGCCACGGCGGCGGCTCGACATTCGTCCGCATTTACCAGTTTGAATTCACGCCGAACGGCGCCCGTCGCTACAAGGGCCTGGTGCGGATGCGCGGCACCACCGTCGAAGACATCCGGATGGAACCGTACGAAGCCGCCTGA
- a CDS encoding MmcQ/YjbR family DNA-binding protein, translating into MTRPMNQTANTRLRTAIAQLALQLPGVSSDIKWGSVLVYSVANKMFCCLTSDTEINAEAESAARNALRISVKVSPERFLEWTDQPGIIPAPYLAKHHWVSLEPACTLSQADVLNMIEQSYRLVRAKLPRKTQAALAATS; encoded by the coding sequence ATGACCCGACCGATGAACCAGACCGCCAACACCCGCCTGCGCACCGCGATCGCGCAGCTGGCACTGCAGCTGCCGGGTGTCAGCAGCGATATCAAGTGGGGCAGCGTGTTGGTGTACTCGGTCGCCAACAAGATGTTCTGTTGCCTGACCTCTGATACCGAGATAAACGCCGAAGCGGAATCCGCCGCGCGAAATGCATTGCGGATATCGGTAAAAGTTTCGCCGGAGCGATTTCTGGAATGGACCGATCAACCCGGCATCATTCCGGCGCCCTATCTGGCCAAGCATCACTGGGTCAGTCTGGAGCCGGCCTGCACTTTGAGTCAGGCCGATGTATTGAACATGATCGAACAGTCGTATCGGTTGGTGCGAGCCAAACTGCCACGGAAAACTCAGGCGGCGCTGGCAGCGACGTCGTGA